A section of the Desulfotignum phosphitoxidans DSM 13687 genome encodes:
- a CDS encoding transposase, whose protein sequence is MLNTVFEQFIKESPVSVISRSAMERIFNPEQLDQWFDSTAKEQYTKDLLFSSVFDIMSQVVCKNRPSVNAAYQASKDQIGVSITSLYNKINGIEPHTSAELVRYAAQEISQIIEGLGGTKASPLPGFRVKLLDGNCIEKTHHRIKELRTLAAGPLPGKSLVVYDPCLCLPVDVFPCEDGHSQERSLLSDVLETVTLGDAWVADRNFCTLEFTTGIASKDAFFVIREHKKYSWKTLGKEKHIGDIETGKVFEQPICVIDSSAKEHTFRRIRVQLISETRDGDSEIAIITNVPEKGASATTIADVYRGRWTIETAFQYLADYLNSEINALGYPRAALFGFCVSLIAYMVIATVRGALASIHGAEKIDEEVSGYYIADEISATFRGMMIALPENEWHYFRTLSVAEYVNFIQDLARQIKLSAYRKHKRGPKKAMLKRKHMKQSPHVSTARIIAKRKK, encoded by the coding sequence ATGCTAAACACAGTTTTTGAACAATTCATCAAAGAAAGTCCTGTCTCAGTCATTTCCCGCAGTGCCATGGAACGGATTTTCAATCCCGAACAACTGGATCAATGGTTTGACAGTACCGCCAAGGAACAATACACAAAGGACCTGCTTTTTTCCAGTGTTTTTGACATCATGTCTCAAGTGGTTTGCAAGAACCGGCCATCCGTAAATGCCGCCTACCAGGCGAGCAAAGACCAGATAGGGGTTTCGATCACATCTCTTTACAACAAGATCAATGGGATTGAACCTCACACTTCAGCGGAACTGGTTCGATATGCTGCCCAGGAAATTTCTCAGATAATCGAAGGCCTCGGCGGTACAAAGGCATCACCGCTGCCGGGATTTCGGGTCAAGCTTCTCGATGGCAACTGTATTGAAAAAACACATCACCGTATAAAAGAACTCCGAACACTGGCAGCTGGTCCATTGCCGGGCAAATCTCTTGTTGTATATGATCCATGCCTTTGTCTTCCTGTGGATGTTTTTCCCTGTGAAGATGGTCATTCTCAGGAGAGATCTCTTTTGTCAGACGTATTGGAAACTGTCACACTCGGAGATGCCTGGGTGGCTGACCGGAATTTCTGCACACTGGAATTTACTACAGGTATCGCCTCAAAAGATGCTTTTTTCGTTATCCGGGAACATAAAAAATATTCCTGGAAAACTCTTGGAAAAGAGAAACATATTGGTGATATTGAAACCGGAAAAGTTTTTGAACAACCGATTTGTGTAATCGATAGTTCCGCTAAAGAGCATACGTTCAGACGGATAAGAGTCCAGTTGATCTCAGAAACCCGTGATGGGGACAGTGAAATTGCCATTATTACAAATGTTCCTGAAAAGGGAGCGAGTGCCACGACAATTGCCGATGTTTATAGAGGTCGGTGGACAATCGAAACAGCGTTCCAATATCTGGCGGACTATTTGAATTCTGAAATCAACGCTCTTGGATACCCGCGTGCAGCCTTGTTCGGATTTTGTGTTTCCCTGATAGCCTATATGGTGATTGCAACTGTAAGAGGGGCTCTTGCCAGTATACACGGTGCTGAAAAAATAGATGAAGAAGTCTCCGGGTATTATATTGCAGATGAAATTTCAGCCACATTCAGAGGCATGATGATCGCCCTGCCTGAAAATGAATGGCACTATTTTCGAACGCTCTCTGTTGCGGAGTATGTGAATTTCATCCAAGATCTTGCAAGGCAAATAAAACTGTCAGCGTATCGAAAACACAAACGGGGACCCAAGAAAGCAATGCTAAAGCGGAAGCACATGAAACAATCGCCTCATGTCTCTACTGCCAGGATTATTGCTAAAAGGAAAAAATGA